In the genome of Cupriavidus malaysiensis, one region contains:
- a CDS encoding efflux RND transporter periplasmic adaptor subunit — MRRVLDPQSLSQRQLQPRLQPLPPSAPSAAARLAALSLAALALTLAACGKGEAPKADDEPKVSGATVTFPASVKALPGIAGEAVKRGGERVVSLPGRLVWDEDRTVRVASPFAGRVTGILVQPGTTVKAGEALATLTSPDFGAAQADARKAAADHAVAAKALTRQRELYEAGIVAQKELEQSQADAARAAADLQRTQAALRQYGQAGADVVNQRFALRSPIAGLVVERNINPGMELRPDQPPAAPLFLVTDPTALWAQLDAAEADIGLFQPGVDVKLVSAAYPGETFTGKVVKVADYVDPTARSVKVRLAVPNPDRRLKAEMFVTAKLRAASFDGIAVPAKAVFLADNRNYVFVRTAPNIFERRQIRVGLSLPGITEVREGLKDGEVVVTEGNLYLQDILRDATAVNAARAAEQGRPAAGSDAKH, encoded by the coding sequence ATGCGCCGCGTCCTTGATCCGCAGTCCCTGTCCCAACGCCAGCTCCAGCCTCGGCTCCAGCCGCTGCCGCCGTCGGCGCCGAGCGCCGCCGCCCGGCTGGCCGCGCTGTCGCTGGCAGCCCTGGCCCTGACCCTGGCCGCCTGCGGCAAGGGCGAGGCGCCCAAGGCCGACGATGAGCCCAAGGTCAGCGGCGCCACCGTGACCTTCCCGGCCAGCGTCAAGGCCCTGCCCGGCATCGCCGGCGAGGCGGTCAAGCGCGGCGGCGAGCGCGTGGTGAGCCTGCCCGGCCGCCTGGTCTGGGACGAGGACCGCACCGTGCGCGTGGCCTCTCCCTTCGCCGGCCGCGTCACCGGGATCCTGGTCCAGCCCGGTACCACCGTGAAGGCCGGCGAGGCGCTCGCCACGCTGACCTCGCCGGATTTCGGCGCGGCCCAGGCCGACGCGCGCAAGGCCGCCGCGGATCATGCGGTGGCGGCCAAGGCGCTGACGCGCCAGCGCGAACTCTACGAGGCCGGCATCGTCGCCCAGAAGGAACTGGAGCAGAGCCAGGCCGACGCCGCGCGCGCCGCCGCCGACCTGCAGCGTACCCAGGCGGCCCTGCGCCAGTACGGCCAGGCCGGCGCCGACGTGGTCAACCAGCGCTTCGCGCTGCGCAGCCCGATCGCGGGCCTGGTGGTGGAGCGCAACATCAATCCCGGCATGGAACTGCGCCCCGACCAGCCCCCCGCCGCGCCGCTGTTCCTGGTGACCGACCCGACCGCGCTGTGGGCCCAGCTCGATGCCGCCGAGGCCGACATCGGCCTGTTCCAGCCCGGTGTCGACGTCAAGCTGGTGTCGGCCGCCTACCCTGGCGAGACCTTCACCGGCAAGGTGGTCAAGGTGGCCGACTATGTCGATCCCACCGCGCGCAGCGTCAAGGTGCGCCTGGCCGTGCCCAATCCGGACCGCCGCCTGAAGGCGGAGATGTTCGTCACCGCCAAGCTGCGCGCCGCCTCCTTCGACGGCATCGCGGTGCCCGCCAAGGCCGTGTTCCTGGCCGATAACCGCAACTATGTGTTCGTGCGCACCGCGCCGAATATCTTCGAGCGGCGCCAGATCCGCGTCGGCCTGTCGCTGCCCGGCATCACCGAGGTGCGCGAGGGCCTCAAGGACGGCGAGGTGGTGGTGACCGAAGGCAACCTCTACCTGCAGGACATCCTGCGCGACGCCACCGCGGTCAACGCCGCGCGCGCGGCGGAGCAGGGCCGGCCGGCCGCCGGCTCGGACGCGAAGCACTGA
- a CDS encoding efflux RND transporter permease subunit gives MISRIVNFALHQKLFVWLGLLIFVGGGLAAFKNLPIEAFPDVSDIQVNVITLYPGRAAEEVERQVTIPIETALAGTPNSVRVFSHTQFGLSFLMVTFNDRATDVTARQQVIERLRSVDLPDGVHPDLAPLSTAIGEIFRFRLAGKGYTPQELRTLQDWVVEKNLRQVPGVADVVTIGGSIKQYEVNPNLGKMRDYKISLAQLFTALQRGNANAGGGAVAHGRQQYLLRSLGSFRTSADIANVVVAENNGTPILVKDIAEVKIGAAPPQGLMGQDDEDDIVSGIVVMRKGENPSLVLEALKKKIDLLDDQILPRGVRIVPYYDRSTLIDKTLHTVFGNLVEGALLVMAVLYLFLANVRAAAIVALVIPLALLSTFIGLTWVGIPANLLSLGAMDFGIIVDGAVIVVENIFKRLGEFKEQQIQDNKARMHAILQATTEVGRPTVFSMIIIIAAHIPIFTLQRHEGKIFAPMAYTVTGALVGSLIVSLTVVPLLCYLLLKKNIAHDDNFVVRFCKGLYEPMLAWALDHKRSVVGIAVGLLVATVGVGKFLGSEFLPELDEGSMWVSFDLPASVSLDEARDQARRLRGVIRQTPEVNSTISKVGRPDDGTDPKLINTVEILVDLKPDKLWRAGYDKRKIINEINHNLRRLPGIEPNFSQPVRDNILESISQIKGQIVIKVQSDSLEHNKAVADQILANVQSVRGVMRAFIDRDGELPQYVLDFDRAQAARYGINVADVQDLMETALAGKAATELWEGEKHFSVAVRLKPGERELPNLPNIFMQTADGAQVPLSQLVSFRAASGAMNISRENGQRTTSIGIFIHDRDMGSVVKDMQALVAKNVKADDVKINWSGEFENQERAMARLSIVVPLSVLLIFLLLFNAFKSFKSATLIISNIPFALIGGVFALFLTGIPLSVSAAIGFIALFGQAVLNGVVMVTYFNQLREEGMPVRQAVLTGSMDRLRTVLMTALLAMLGLFPMAISRAIGSETQRPLAIVIIGGLITATLLTLIVLPTLYEWMVGRSWPDEEVGEHNRLSGALPE, from the coding sequence ATGATTTCGCGCATCGTCAATTTCGCCCTGCACCAGAAGCTGTTCGTCTGGCTCGGCCTGCTGATCTTCGTCGGCGGCGGCCTGGCCGCCTTCAAGAACCTGCCCATCGAAGCCTTCCCGGACGTCTCCGACATCCAGGTCAACGTCATCACGCTCTATCCCGGCCGCGCCGCCGAGGAGGTCGAGCGCCAGGTCACCATCCCGATCGAGACCGCGCTGGCCGGCACCCCTAACTCGGTGCGGGTGTTCTCGCACACGCAGTTCGGGCTGTCCTTCCTGATGGTCACCTTCAACGACCGCGCCACCGACGTCACCGCGCGCCAGCAGGTGATCGAGCGCCTGCGCAGCGTCGACCTGCCGGACGGCGTGCATCCCGACCTGGCGCCGCTGTCCACCGCGATCGGCGAGATCTTCCGCTTCCGCCTGGCCGGCAAGGGCTATACGCCGCAGGAACTGCGCACGCTGCAGGACTGGGTGGTGGAGAAGAACCTGCGCCAGGTGCCCGGCGTGGCCGACGTGGTCACCATCGGCGGCAGCATCAAACAGTACGAGGTGAACCCCAACCTGGGCAAGATGCGCGATTACAAGATCTCGCTGGCCCAGCTCTTCACCGCGCTGCAGCGTGGCAACGCCAATGCCGGCGGCGGCGCCGTCGCGCACGGCCGCCAGCAGTACCTGCTGCGCTCGCTCGGCAGCTTCCGCACCTCGGCGGATATCGCCAACGTGGTGGTGGCGGAGAACAACGGCACGCCCATCCTGGTCAAGGACATCGCCGAGGTGAAGATCGGCGCGGCGCCGCCGCAGGGCCTGATGGGCCAGGACGACGAGGACGACATCGTCTCGGGCATCGTGGTGATGCGCAAGGGCGAGAACCCCTCGCTGGTGCTGGAAGCGCTGAAGAAGAAGATCGACCTGCTCGACGACCAGATCCTGCCGCGCGGCGTCAGGATCGTGCCGTACTACGATCGCTCCACGCTGATCGACAAGACCCTGCACACGGTGTTCGGCAACCTGGTGGAAGGCGCGCTGCTGGTGATGGCGGTGCTCTACCTGTTCCTGGCCAACGTGCGCGCCGCCGCCATCGTGGCGCTGGTGATCCCGCTGGCGCTGCTGTCGACCTTCATCGGCCTGACCTGGGTCGGCATTCCCGCCAACCTGCTGTCGCTGGGCGCGATGGACTTCGGCATCATCGTCGACGGCGCGGTGATCGTGGTGGAGAACATCTTCAAGCGCCTGGGCGAGTTCAAGGAGCAGCAGATCCAGGACAACAAGGCGCGCATGCACGCCATCCTGCAGGCCACCACCGAAGTGGGCCGGCCGACCGTGTTCTCGATGATCATCATCATCGCCGCCCATATCCCCATCTTCACGTTGCAGCGCCACGAGGGCAAGATCTTCGCGCCCATGGCCTACACCGTGACGGGCGCGCTGGTGGGCTCGCTGATCGTCTCGCTGACGGTGGTGCCGCTGCTGTGCTACCTGCTGCTGAAGAAGAACATCGCCCACGACGACAACTTCGTGGTGCGTTTCTGCAAGGGGCTCTATGAACCGATGCTGGCCTGGGCGCTGGACCACAAGCGCTCGGTGGTGGGCATCGCGGTCGGCCTGCTGGTGGCCACCGTCGGCGTGGGCAAGTTCCTCGGCAGCGAGTTCCTGCCCGAGCTGGACGAAGGCTCGATGTGGGTCAGCTTCGACCTGCCCGCCTCGGTTTCGCTCGACGAGGCGCGCGACCAGGCGCGCCGGCTGCGCGGCGTGATCCGGCAGACGCCGGAGGTCAACTCCACCATCTCCAAGGTGGGCCGCCCCGACGACGGCACCGACCCGAAGCTGATCAACACCGTCGAGATCCTGGTCGACCTCAAGCCGGACAAGCTGTGGCGCGCCGGCTACGACAAGCGCAAGATCATCAACGAGATCAACCACAACCTGCGCCGGCTGCCCGGCATCGAGCCCAATTTCTCGCAGCCGGTGCGCGACAACATCCTGGAGAGCATCTCGCAGATCAAGGGCCAGATCGTCATCAAGGTGCAGAGCGACAGCCTGGAGCACAACAAGGCGGTGGCCGACCAGATCCTGGCCAATGTGCAGTCGGTCCGGGGCGTGATGCGCGCCTTCATCGACCGCGACGGCGAGCTGCCGCAGTATGTGCTCGACTTCGACCGCGCCCAGGCCGCGCGCTACGGCATCAACGTGGCCGACGTGCAGGACCTGATGGAGACCGCGCTGGCCGGCAAGGCCGCGACCGAGCTGTGGGAGGGCGAGAAGCACTTCAGCGTGGCCGTGCGCCTGAAGCCGGGCGAGCGCGAGCTGCCCAACCTGCCCAACATCTTCATGCAGACGGCCGATGGCGCGCAGGTGCCGCTGTCGCAGCTGGTGAGCTTCCGCGCGGCTTCCGGCGCGATGAACATCAGCCGCGAGAACGGCCAGCGCACCACCTCGATCGGCATCTTCATCCACGACCGCGACATGGGCAGCGTGGTCAAGGACATGCAGGCGCTGGTGGCCAAGAACGTCAAGGCGGACGACGTGAAGATCAACTGGTCGGGCGAGTTCGAGAACCAGGAGCGCGCCATGGCGCGGCTGTCGATCGTGGTGCCGCTGTCGGTGCTGCTGATCTTCCTGCTGCTGTTCAACGCCTTCAAGTCGTTCAAGAGCGCCACGCTGATCATCTCGAACATCCCGTTCGCCCTGATCGGCGGCGTGTTCGCGCTGTTCCTGACCGGCATCCCGCTGTCGGTGTCGGCCGCCATCGGCTTCATCGCGCTGTTCGGCCAGGCGGTGCTCAACGGGGTGGTGATGGTGACCTACTTCAACCAGTTGCGCGAGGAAGGCATGCCGGTCCGCCAGGCCGTGCTGACCGGCTCCATGGACCGCCTGCGCACGGTGCTGATGACCGCGCTGCTGGCCATGCTGGGCCTGTTCCCGATGGCCATCTCGCGCGCCATCGGTTCGGAGACGCAGCGTCCGCTGGCCATCGTCATCATCGGCGGCCTGATCACCGCCACGCTGCTGACGCTGATCGTGCTGCCCACGCTTTACGAATGGATGGTCGGCCGCAGCTGGCCGGATGAGGAAGTGGGCGAACACAACCGCCTGTCGGGCGCGCTGCCCGAGTAA
- a CDS encoding PIN domain-containing protein, which yields MGGIESSRAAGRGKAEGFLDSNVLLYLLSADAAKADRAEALLRSRPVISVQVLNEVTHVCVRKLGMRWDEVDEFLTLVKSLCRIAPLTVDMHDLARRLAARYGLAFYDACIVACASLEGCETLYSEAMHHGLAVEGGPVLANPFP from the coding sequence ATGGGCGGGATTGAGTCCTCCCGCGCAGCGGGTCGCGGCAAGGCCGAAGGATTCCTTGACAGCAATGTCCTGCTCTACCTGCTGTCGGCCGATGCCGCCAAGGCCGACCGCGCCGAAGCGCTGCTGCGCAGCAGGCCGGTCATCAGCGTCCAGGTGCTGAACGAAGTCACCCACGTCTGCGTGCGCAAGCTCGGCATGCGCTGGGACGAAGTCGACGAGTTCCTGACGCTGGTCAAGAGCCTGTGCCGCATCGCGCCGTTGACCGTGGACATGCACGACCTGGCGCGGCGTCTCGCCGCGCGGTACGGCCTGGCGTTCTATGACGCCTGCATCGTGGCTTGTGCGTCGCTCGAGGGCTGCGAGACGCTCTACAGCGAAGCCATGCATCACGGCCTCGCCGTCGAGGGCGGGCCAGTGCTGGCGAACCCTTTCCCCTGA
- a CDS encoding AbrB/MazE/SpoVT family DNA-binding domain-containing protein, with amino-acid sequence MQVAKWGNSLAVRLPASVVEALELREGDDIEIVVEQSRTFAIRRKPGTDELLQRLRRFRGRLPADFKFSRDDANERDDGRD; translated from the coding sequence ATGCAAGTCGCGAAGTGGGGTAACAGCCTCGCCGTGCGCCTGCCGGCAAGCGTGGTGGAAGCGCTGGAATTGCGCGAGGGCGACGATATCGAGATCGTGGTCGAGCAGTCCCGCACCTTCGCCATCCGCAGGAAGCCGGGAACGGATGAACTGCTGCAGCGCCTGCGCCGATTCCGTGGCCGGCTCCCGGCCGACTTCAAGTTCAGCCGCGACGATGCCAACGAGCGGGACGATGGGCGGGATTGA
- a CDS encoding LytR/AlgR family response regulator transcription factor, whose product MHATALIAEDEALLAADLRAQLLRLWPGLEIVATVGDGASAAERALALQPDLLFLDIRMPGMSGLEAAQALAEDWPDGGRPFPLIVFVTAYDNYALPAFEHAAADYVLKPAQPERLAKTCARLQAALGRRAQAQGAAAWEAPLDQLRALLQAGVAQPPARPAPLQVIQASAGNTISLVPVDEVIYFEAADKYVRVVTATHEHLIRMTLRELQLRLDPAVFWQVHRSTIVRCTAIASAVRDDAGRLTLHLRGHGDTLSVSRLYADLFRAM is encoded by the coding sequence ATGCACGCCACCGCCCTCATCGCCGAAGACGAAGCCCTGCTCGCCGCCGACCTGCGCGCACAACTGCTCCGGCTGTGGCCCGGGCTGGAGATCGTGGCGACCGTCGGCGACGGCGCCAGCGCGGCCGAGCGCGCGCTGGCGCTGCAGCCGGACCTGCTCTTCCTCGACATCCGCATGCCCGGCATGAGCGGCCTGGAAGCCGCGCAGGCGCTGGCCGAGGACTGGCCCGACGGCGGCCGGCCGTTTCCGCTGATCGTCTTCGTCACCGCCTACGACAACTACGCCCTGCCCGCCTTCGAGCACGCCGCCGCCGACTACGTGCTCAAGCCGGCCCAGCCCGAGCGGCTGGCCAAGACCTGCGCGCGCCTGCAGGCGGCGCTGGGACGGCGCGCGCAGGCGCAAGGCGCCGCCGCCTGGGAGGCGCCGCTGGACCAGTTGCGCGCGCTGCTGCAGGCCGGCGTGGCGCAGCCGCCCGCGCGGCCGGCCCCGCTGCAGGTGATCCAGGCCAGCGCCGGCAACACCATTTCCCTGGTGCCCGTCGACGAGGTCATCTATTTCGAAGCCGCCGACAAGTACGTGCGGGTGGTCACGGCCACGCACGAGCACCTGATCCGCATGACCTTGCGCGAGCTGCAGCTGCGGCTGGATCCGGCCGTGTTCTGGCAGGTCCACCGCAGCACCATCGTGCGCTGCACCGCCATCGCCAGCGCGGTGCGCGACGACGCCGGCCGGCTCACGCTGCACCTGCGCGGCCATGGCGACACACTGAGCGTGAGCCGGCTGTACGCGGACCTGTTCCGCGCCATGTAG
- a CDS encoding sensor histidine kinase — MAGLLQPATWRMRLLRELVFCAVISLSCALFFSTMFREPFATNLLYAACITATIQLLIRAGRFAILRWFEAGRSEVELGAARERSWPHWKLMLPWIVLSGVLGYVGGHAIAAWLSGAQDPSLLVEGNPRALLLSLCVVLALSLGITYFHYTRARLAATEARAQAAQRSAAETQLRLLQSQLEPHMLFNTLANLRVLIGQDPQRAQDMLNHVIAFLRATLDASRAGTHPLATEFARIGDYLALMQIRMGERLRVETELPPALAALPVPPLLLQPLVENAIKHGLEPAVGGGWIRLAAHREDDCLVLTVRDTGVGLGALPPDPGCFGTAQVRERLAHLFGERAALELRAADDDDGGTLAIVRLPLADAAAPDGRAARHPGPAATARATGAAHATRSPHNSH; from the coding sequence ATGGCCGGCCTTCTCCAGCCCGCCACCTGGCGCATGCGGCTGCTGCGCGAGCTGGTCTTCTGCGCGGTCATCTCGCTGTCCTGCGCGCTGTTCTTCAGCACAATGTTCCGCGAGCCGTTCGCCACCAACCTGCTCTACGCGGCCTGCATCACCGCCACCATCCAGCTGCTGATCCGCGCCGGCCGCTTCGCCATCCTGCGCTGGTTCGAAGCGGGCCGCAGCGAAGTCGAGCTCGGCGCCGCGCGCGAGCGCAGCTGGCCGCACTGGAAGCTGATGCTGCCCTGGATCGTGCTGTCCGGGGTGCTCGGCTACGTCGGCGGCCACGCCATCGCCGCCTGGCTGAGCGGCGCCCAGGACCCGAGCCTGCTGGTCGAGGGCAACCCGCGCGCGCTGCTGCTGAGCCTGTGCGTGGTGCTGGCGCTGTCGCTCGGCATCACCTACTTCCACTACACGCGCGCACGCCTGGCGGCCACCGAGGCGCGCGCGCAGGCCGCGCAGCGCAGCGCCGCCGAGACCCAGCTGCGGCTGCTGCAGTCGCAGCTGGAGCCGCACATGCTGTTCAACACGCTGGCCAACCTGCGCGTGCTGATCGGCCAGGATCCGCAGCGCGCGCAGGACATGCTCAATCACGTGATCGCCTTCCTGCGCGCCACCCTCGACGCCTCGCGCGCCGGCACCCATCCGCTTGCCACGGAGTTCGCCCGCATCGGCGACTACCTGGCCCTGATGCAGATCCGCATGGGCGAGCGGCTTCGTGTCGAGACCGAGCTGCCGCCCGCGCTGGCGGCGCTGCCGGTGCCGCCGCTGCTGCTGCAGCCGCTGGTGGAGAACGCCATCAAGCACGGGCTCGAACCCGCCGTGGGCGGCGGCTGGATCCGCCTCGCCGCACACCGCGAGGATGACTGCCTGGTACTGACCGTGCGCGACACCGGCGTGGGGCTGGGCGCGCTGCCGCCCGACCCCGGCTGCTTCGGCACCGCGCAGGTACGGGAGCGCCTGGCCCACCTGTTCGGCGAGCGCGCGGCGCTGGAACTGCGCGCGGCCGATGATGACGACGGCGGCACGCTGGCCATCGTGCGCCTGCCGCTGGCGGACGCCGCCGCGCCGGACGGCCGCGCGGCCCGCCACCCTGGCCCTGCCGCGACCGCGCGCGCCACCGGCGCCGCCCACGCCACCCGCTCCCCTCACAACAGCCATTGA
- a CDS encoding sterol desaturase family protein, whose product MHDLDRFLLHTAVPAVFLLALLEAIVLSRRQRYDWRAFCVSTFDLAARLAVGIFLPLSIAAPLVHAAHAHRVATLPLDNWAAVPLLFLGQEFCYYWYHRAAHRMRWFWCNHAVHHSPNELNLSAAFRIGVLGKASGTALFFVPLAWLGFPPATVFAVLSLNLLYQFWLHATWIPRLGWLEGILNTPSAHRVHHASNLDYLDANYGGVLVVFDRLFGTYVPERADLPCRYGLVHPMTSYNPLHVEFAQWRALLRDLAAARSLRAVLGYLFLPPGWSPDGPGETTEALRARRDAGGAGAGAIAGSGHTGAALPATAHGPSGS is encoded by the coding sequence ATGCACGACCTGGACCGCTTCCTGCTCCATACGGCCGTTCCCGCCGTCTTCCTGCTCGCGCTGCTCGAGGCCATCGTGCTGTCGCGCCGGCAGCGCTACGACTGGCGCGCCTTCTGCGTCTCCACCTTCGACCTGGCGGCGCGGCTGGCGGTCGGCATCTTCCTGCCGCTGTCGATCGCGGCGCCGCTGGTGCACGCGGCCCACGCGCACCGCGTCGCCACGCTGCCCCTGGACAACTGGGCCGCCGTGCCGCTGCTCTTCCTCGGCCAGGAGTTCTGCTACTACTGGTATCACCGCGCCGCCCACCGCATGCGCTGGTTCTGGTGCAACCACGCGGTCCACCACTCGCCCAACGAACTCAACCTGTCGGCGGCCTTCCGCATCGGTGTGCTGGGCAAGGCCAGCGGCACCGCCCTGTTCTTCGTGCCGCTGGCCTGGCTGGGCTTTCCACCGGCCACCGTGTTCGCCGTGCTGTCGCTCAACCTGCTCTACCAGTTCTGGCTCCACGCCACCTGGATTCCCCGCCTGGGCTGGCTGGAGGGCATCCTCAACACGCCCTCGGCGCACCGCGTGCACCATGCCTCCAACCTGGACTACCTCGACGCGAACTACGGCGGCGTGCTGGTGGTGTTCGACCGGCTCTTCGGCACCTACGTGCCGGAGCGCGCCGACCTGCCCTGCCGCTACGGCCTGGTGCACCCCATGACCAGCTACAACCCGCTGCACGTCGAGTTCGCCCAGTGGCGCGCGCTGCTGCGCGACCTGGCGGCAGCGCGCAGCCTGCGCGCCGTGCTGGGCTACCTGTTCCTGCCGCCGGGCTGGTCGCCCGACGGCCCGGGCGAGACCACGGAAGCGCTGCGCGCGCGGCGCGATGCCGGCGGCGCGGGTGCGGGCGCGATCGCGGGCAGCGGCCACACCGGAGCGGCATTGCCGGCGACGGCACATGGCCCGAGCGGGAGCTGA
- a CDS encoding DUF6622 family protein: MLIAILQHTPAWVWLLLAALVAYGLAQTTPKQVSAARAMAAPLVMAVLSGSGLAAAFPHQPLALAAWAASAAAALGLARGLGLWRGMRRAPSARHLLLPGSWLPLALILCLFAIRFAAGVALARDPALALRSDLGIVFAFAYGGVSGIFLARGLQAWRLMRSALPQGLPG, from the coding sequence ATGCTGATCGCCATCCTGCAACACACGCCCGCCTGGGTCTGGCTGCTGCTCGCGGCCCTGGTCGCCTACGGCCTGGCCCAGACCACGCCGAAGCAGGTATCGGCCGCCCGCGCGATGGCGGCCCCGCTGGTGATGGCGGTGCTGTCCGGGAGCGGCCTGGCGGCGGCCTTTCCCCACCAGCCGCTGGCGCTGGCCGCCTGGGCCGCCAGCGCGGCGGCGGCCCTCGGCCTGGCGCGCGGGCTCGGCCTGTGGCGCGGCATGCGGCGGGCGCCGTCGGCACGCCACCTGTTGCTGCCGGGCAGCTGGCTGCCGCTGGCGCTGATCCTGTGCCTGTTCGCCATCCGCTTCGCCGCCGGCGTCGCCCTGGCGCGCGACCCGGCCCTGGCCCTGCGCAGCGACCTAGGGATTGTCTTCGCTTTCGCCTATGGTGGGGTCAGCGGTATCTTTCTGGCTCGCGGGCTGCAGGCCTGGAGGCTGATGCGCAGCGCGCTGCCGCAGGGCCTGCCGGGCTGA
- a CDS encoding LysR substrate-binding domain-containing protein: protein MRRLPPLNALRSFEAAGRLNSLTLAAEELHVTQSAVAQQIRVLEAFFGQKLFERDGRSLRLTQRAQHYHVDVASCIGRLAEASEQMFDAPDRRQVRVNSSVSFAHGWLLPLLARFHAAHPGIEVQVVATPDRDSERIEEGCDVVIRRYTPELRRQGFVSRPLLANAAVPVCSPHHPALPDWRAPADLRHAPLLHYAGIARAWQYWFHQAGVAAGETLRGPFYEEFLLVVKAAQSGLGVCLAPRAVVQDDIEHGRLVALFPEVRLEGPPYHCLYRDDAGDRALGAFTAWLFRTARERHGPALDGLAAD, encoded by the coding sequence ATGCGACGCCTGCCGCCACTGAACGCCCTGCGCAGCTTCGAAGCCGCCGGACGCCTGAACAGCCTGACCCTGGCCGCCGAGGAACTCCACGTCACGCAAAGCGCGGTGGCGCAGCAGATCCGCGTACTGGAAGCCTTCTTCGGCCAGAAGCTGTTCGAGCGCGATGGCCGCTCCTTGCGCCTGACCCAGCGCGCCCAGCACTACCACGTCGACGTGGCGAGCTGCATCGGACGCCTGGCCGAGGCCTCCGAGCAGATGTTCGACGCCCCCGACCGCCGCCAGGTGCGCGTCAACAGCTCGGTGTCGTTCGCGCATGGCTGGCTGCTGCCGCTGCTGGCGCGCTTCCACGCGGCACACCCGGGTATCGAGGTCCAGGTGGTGGCCACGCCCGACCGCGACAGCGAGCGCATCGAAGAAGGCTGCGACGTGGTGATCCGCCGCTACACGCCCGAACTGCGCCGCCAGGGCTTCGTCTCGCGGCCCCTGCTGGCCAATGCCGCGGTGCCGGTCTGCTCGCCGCATCACCCGGCCTTGCCGGACTGGCGCGCCCCGGCCGATCTGCGCCACGCGCCGCTGCTGCACTACGCCGGCATCGCGCGCGCCTGGCAGTACTGGTTCCACCAGGCCGGCGTGGCCGCCGGCGAGACCCTGCGCGGGCCTTTCTACGAGGAGTTCTTGCTGGTGGTCAAGGCCGCGCAGAGCGGGCTGGGTGTCTGCCTGGCACCGCGCGCGGTGGTGCAGGACGACATCGAACATGGCCGGCTGGTGGCGCTGTTCCCCGAGGTGCGCCTGGAAGGACCGCCCTACCACTGCCTGTACCGCGACGATGCCGGCGACCGCGCGCTGGGCGCCTTCACCGCGTGGCTGTTCCGTACCGCCCGCGAGCGGCACGGGCCGGCGCTCGACGGGCTCGCGGCGGACTGA